One Nostoc sp. CENA543 genomic window, CGCCCAATCAGGTTTATTTCGTCCCTATCTCACCACAGGCGGAGATGCAGACATTTGCTGGCGAATTTTGCGAGCCAATCTTGGTAAGTTAGAATTTGCCCCAGACGCAATTGTACAGCACCGCCACCGGATGACACTCCCAGAATTAGCTAGTCAATGGCGACGCTACGGGCGTTCTAATCGTTATTTACATGAACTACATGGCATAGACCTCATGCCAGATACGAAAATTAAGGATATTAGTTACCGTTTAGTGCGGTGGTTGCTCAAAGACTTGCCCAAAAATAGTGTGAGAGCGATCGCAGGTCAAGCCACGCTGGTAGATTTATTAGATACTCCGTTGAGCTTATACACTGCCAGACAAAGAACAATGGGACAACGAAACGCCCAGTTACCAGAAGCAGCTAAAACAATTGCGTGGCTAGAGGAAATTTGAATTTTAGATCAAGGATTCGCTAAATTGGAGACAGGTAGACCATAAGGAAATGTTTCGATGTCAGCACAATTATTACTGGTAGATGATGAACCTGGGTTACGGGAAGCTGTGAAAGAATATTTGCAAGAAAGCGGTTTCGCCGTTCAAGTCGCCAGTAATGCCCGTGAAGGCTGGGATTTGATGCAGCAAAATACGCCTGATTTGGTCATTTCTGACATTATGATGCCCCAAGTTGATGGCTATCAATTTCTCAAGCAATTGCGAGAAGACCCCCGCTTTCAATCCCTACCTGTGGTATTTTTAACAGCAAAAGGCATGACTAGCGATCGCATCCAAGGTTATCAAGCTGGTGTTGATGCCTATCTTCCTAAGCCCTTCGACCCCGATGAACTAATCGCCATTGTAGAGAACTTACTGGCTCGCCGCACCGCCAAACCGCAAATGCTCGGTGAAGACAGCGAAACCCCTGATATTGCCGAATTAGCTCATCAAATTGCCCAAATTAAAGCTTTATTGACCCAAAAAAGTGCAATTTCTCAGTCTCCAGCCCCCTTCAAAATCGACCTGACACCCAGAGAACAAAGCGTTTTAAACTTGGTTGCAGAGGGATTGATGAACAAAGAAATCGCCCGTCGTTTAGAAACAAGCGTGCGAAATGTCGAAAAATATGTGAGTCGCTTATTTAGTAAGACGGGTACCAACAGCCGTACAGAGTTAGTTCGTTTTGCTTTAGAACATGGACTAGCTAATTAAGATTTTGTAGCTTTCGATTCCCGTGGGGTACTTTGAATTGATATTACCCCTCCTATAGTCCTCTGCTGGCAGTAGAGGACTATAGGAGGGGTATAGTTATATTTATTTCGACAATCTAAAAGTTGGTGCAATTAGCCTTAACCTATTCACCCTATTTTTAGATGTTAGGGACTTCCAGAAAATAAATTATCCCATTGGAAATCCCTATCAACCCACCTAATTACTGAGTTCAAAAACTACATTCAGTGCAATCTGAAATAATAGATTATTGCTGATATGTTACTTGACTAAATTAATACCTACACAATGAAGTAAAACCCTGGTTGGATAAATTAACTTGAGCTGCTCATCTTCCAAAACTATGACACCGACTGGAAGTTAAGTATGTTTGCATTATTCAGCACTAAATCATCTACTTAGTGCCAACGTTAAAATTCACTTGTAGATGCTCAATTTAGTTTTTTTTCAAGCTGAAGTTGAAGTTTATAGTCTAGGAATTGAATTATACAATTACTAGCTTACCCACTGAGAGCAAATAGACAAATTTACTCAATTTAAACAAGTTAAAACTGCCTAACCATCCTGTTTCATTTTTAGTTTCACACTACTCCTATTGCCGTTGGATTTTCATTACGGAGTATTATCAACAGCATTACGCAAACGCATGAGTTGGCGACGCATTTGTGGTGAAGCTTTAAATTCCGTCACTTCCTGCGCTTTTACAGATGCTTGTAGCATCTCTAAGAAATCGTCAGAGCCTTCTGTTAAAGCATCTAGCAACACTTGCAGCAGTTGTTCGCGATCGCCTAATAAACTTTTCTCTTCAATCAGGCGAAACTTTAGATGTATTTCGCAATCATAAACCCCTACTTCGATATTATTTATCTGACGTGGTAATGCTTTCGAGTTCATAGTTTTGAGGATTCCTGTACTTGGTGGTTACGAGGCAGACAGCGATATCTCCAGACAAAGTTCTTTATATTTTTTTGAATCCACTCTGCTGACATTAAGAATGTTTTTTCAATTCATAGCATTTATATTCCATTGCACTCTCCTGTGTGTTTTGAGACAGACTCTCAGGGTTTATCTTGCCATCTATCTGTTGCCGATGCTTTTCAAGCAAGCCATAACTATTATTCAGTTTTTGAGATTCTATACAATAAAGTTTCTGTAAGAAGTTGTTCTAGCTTTTTAAAGCTTTTTACATCAACTTTATTTTTAAGTCAATAACAGTTTGAGTTTTTACTGAACTTTTCGTGTTTACACGTAAGTAAATTCGCTAGTTTTTAGAGATTTAATTAGAGCTAGAGAGATTTTTATCGTGGCTACGTAAAATTACTTGATGTACGTTTTTTTCAGCATAAAATTCGGGAAAGCAAAATAAACATTTTTATCAAGAGTAAAATCTTGGTTTTCAACAATAGCATAGACTACCAGCTACATTAACCTGAATTTCTTCACTTGAGTTTATAAAGATAGGGATTGGGGACTGGGGACTGGGGATTAGGAATTGGGCATCAAATGAAAGTAACAATGGTCTTCTCTTTTACATTTCACCTTTTACCCTTTGCCTTTTGCCTTCCCAGTTCTCAATCCCCAATCCCCAGTCCCTTTATTTGTCGCAGGTGTAGCGTCTACAATGATTTCAGTATAATCAACCTAAAATCCTACATCTTCATCTATGGACAACCCAACGCTGCTTAAGTCTACAACCCGGCACATACGCATTTTTGCAGCAGAAATTGACCGGGCAGGCGAAATGATTCCCAGTAATCAAGTCTTAACATTGGATGTTGACCCAGACAACGAGTTCAACTGGAATGAAGATGCTTTGCAAAAGGTTTATCGTAAATTTGATGAACTGGTGGAAGCCTCTAGCGGTGCAGACCTGACAGACTACAACTTACGTCGGATTGGTTCTGACTTAGAACATTATTTGCGATCGCTCCTACAATCAGGAGAAATCAGCTACAATCTCTCTGCACGAGTGACTAACTACAGTATGGGTCTTCCCCAAGTGGCTGTTGATTAACCTTGATTTTTTCGCTCATAGGGAATAGAAACCAATAACAGCGCATTCTCGGCGCATAGGCTTCGGCAGTTGCTATAAATCGGTCAAACCGCCCAAAGCACTGCCTTCCCAACCTACGCCACTAGGGACTCCCAGCTACAAAAATAGCCTATCGCTTTTTAGGCAAGGGGGCAGGGGGCAGGGGAGATATAGAAAATATCAGCTAGGTAAAATGAATAATTTATTTTATAGGAACAAGTTAGGTTTTAACCCGGACTTGCGTCCAAAAATCCTTGTTCCCCTAGCCTGCGGCACTCGTAGAGAAGGTAGGTACAAACCCCAACGCCAGTTCTCTCAAGTCCTGAAATCCGCCCACGCCACTCCCCCTTGTGGGTGGCTGTCTTTAATTTTGAATTTTGTAGGCGTAAGCCTTCCCGTAGGGTATTTTGAATTTTGAATTGATTCATGGGAGTCCACTAAGTTAAATTCTGATAGTAGATTCCGATACAAAAATTTGCTCATAAAATCGCAATAATACTTCTACTATCCAAGACGACTGACTCTCATTTCGTCTTCGCATAAAGCATGGGCTGTAATTTTGAGGTTGCTTAACTATTTTTCCGAAGCAATTCTTAACATTAAAAAGTTAAATTTTGTAAAAAGTTTAGTTATTCGGTTGCACTTAATACTTGATGGGATTTTCTGGGTGGTAAAACTCAACCAAAATGATTGTAATTACATCACTAAGAGATGATTTAGCCAAATTACTGATGATAAGATATACCAAGTTGCAGGACAATTTGACACCAGGTTGGAATATCTTGGATTTCGTCGAGTAATCTTAAGATTCTTAATGAAAGTTTATCCCTAGATAACCAAGCCTCAACTATAGAGGATGCCTGTTTTAGCGGTAATAGCTAGTTACAAAGTAACACCCTACTACTCAAAATAGCACACTATAGTGATTATGCTGAACTTATGGAGTAGATTAAGTTGTTTTATTAGCATCAGACTGATACAGGAATTAGGAAAATCAAGGGATAGGAGTTGAGGAGGATTCCAAAAGCTTTTACCCCATGCTATTAACCTTTTGCACCCTCTACTAGCGAAAAGTCTTTTGTAGGCAAGTCCTGTAATCGGGAGTCATGGAAAAATAGAAGCTATGATGAGGCCGTATGGTTGACAAAAAAGTCTAATCTTGGCATAGGTTGTAAATTAAGTATTACTATTTTCTAGTAACTTAAGTTGCGTCAGTTAAAGGGTGATGCTTGGTGATGGGTAACGGGTAATTCGGTAAATCAATTTTCCTAATTACCGACTAGCAATTACCAAACCTCAAAACCATGTCTTCCGTAATTGAGTAACTTGGGTTAGTAGCTACTAGCTAAAATCATCATTCCTAGTTGGATACGTCCAATTCAAGAGAAATGAGCGGTTTAGATTGTTGAACAAATTGCCAATCGCTGATCGGTGCGAACACTATGGAAAATGATGCGGCAACGCTCCACTGTCCAATTTGTCAGGCTGAGAACCCCCTGACTAATAAGTTTTGCCAGCAATGCTCCACACCCTTACCTCAACGTTATTTGTGGGTGGTTGGAGACGTTTCAGGTGTAGGTTCTCCGGGAGACTTATTAGCCGATCGCTATTTAATCATTAATCCGTCCGTTGTTTTAGATACCCATCCTGGTTTACCACCACAAGTACCAGACTTAGACAACATCCAAGCGATTAGACCTTATCTGAGGCTAATTCCTTATCGTTTAAATGTTCCGCAAATTTACGGAGTAGTCCACCTCCCACCAGGCCACAGTCCTAATGAGTTGTTGCTGTTGGAAAAACCGCCATTGGTAGTTGATGGTGCAGAACCGAAAATCAGTTTGTGTAGTAAATTGATAGACGCTTGGCAAAATGCCACATCCATGCGCCAACTGAATTGGTTATGGCAAATAGCCCAGCTATGGCAACCTTTAAAGAGTGAAGGTGTAGTCTCTAGCCTGCTGGATACCGATTTATTACGGGTGGAAGGCTCATTAATTAAGCTATTAGAATTGCGCTTTGATCCAACTCAACCGCCAGAATTAGTCCAATTAGGTGAGTTTTGGCAGCAATTAGGAAAAACTGCCAAACCTGCGATCGCGGAATTTGTAGAACAAATCAGCAACTTATTAATCGCTGGGGAAATCAACACACCAGAATTACTAATTGCCGTTTTAGACCAAGGATTAAGAGACTTAGGACAAACTCAAAACTCTAGTATCCACATCATCACCAAAACCGATACTGGCCCCAGACGAGAAAGAAATGAAGACGCTTGTTATCCATCTAGTGGCACAATCGTTAATAAACCACCTCATACAGCCTTAGCCATTGTTTGCGATGGCATTGGAGGACACGAAGGTGGCAATGTCGCCTCTAATTTAGCTATCGATACCATTCAGCAGCAAGTGCAGGAATTAACCAGGCTACCTGCTGATCATGTAGATCCGGCACTAGTGTTAGCCGATTTAGAAAAAGCAGTAGCGATCGCCAACGACAAAATCAGCCAGCGCAATGATAGTGAACATCGCCAAGGTAGAAAACGTATGGGAACTACCTTGGTCATGGCATTACCCCTGGGTCATGAAATGTATATTACCCATGTGGGTGACAGTCGGGCTTACTGGATTACACCCCAAGGTTGTTATCAAGTCACCCTAGATGATGATGTCGCCTCACGGGAAGTCAGATTAGGCTACGCCATTTATCGGGAAGCAGTGCAGCAAAGTGGTGCAGGTTCTCTCGTCCAGGCCTTGGGGATGAGTCCTAGTAGTTCCTTACATCCCACAGCCCAAAGATTTATTTGCGACGAAGATACAGTATTTTTGCTGACCTCCGACGGCTTGAGTGATTTTGACAGGGTAGAAGAATACTGGGAAAAAGAAATCCTGCCCATTCTCAATGGCGGCAAGAATCTAACCGATGTCGCTAATCGCTTAATAGAACTGGCTAACACTAAAAATGGTCATGACAACGTCACCATTGCCTTAGTCCACTATCAAGTTAAATACACTGAACCATCTGTCAAGATTCAAGCAGTCATACCTGATAGTACCGCCATACCAACGGCGGCTGCGGTAGTCAGACCTGCCCCAGCCACACCACAACCCACTAATCTGGGACAACCTACAAAAGTCCTGCGAAAAAAATCACCCACAAAAATCAGCAATTTACCCTTAACGATTATCGTGCCGTTATTATTGGCACTTGCCGTGGGTTCCTTGACATTTTGGATTACTTCCTCAATTCGCGCCAGATTTGTCAGTAATCCCTCAAATCCTATTCCAGCCACCAATTTACCAGCAACTACCGAACAACCAGAAATACCCCAGAGGCGATCGCTTGATAATCTCGCTCCTGGATGGGTAATTAGAACCAAGCAGGCTATTCCCTTAGCAAATAATACGCGCCTCCAGCCTGACACCTTTTTAAAAGTTGATAATAGAGAAAATGACAGCGTTTCTTTGCGACGGTGTCCAGTTAAAACACTACCCCCAGAAGTAGCAAAATTATTTGCAGCACCAATCAAACTCGAATACTCAAAATTGCAAGGATTGGAGAAGGAAGGGACACTGGAAGTATTACAAGCTAATTCTGATAATCCCTGCGAATCCCCCATCTCAGATAATTTACCTTCTGCGCCAAATACCCCTGGTAATCTCAATCAGTAGCTATGTTTTTCGGCATAAGTGGATTGGGTTTCCTTACGTCAACCCAACTACAATGTATTTGTAACATCTAAGGCTTGCCACGCCAGTAGGGTGTGTCAGTATGGATAATTTCTGGGTGTAGTTAGGTTTTTTTTACACTGACGCACCCTACTCAACTCTTAATTTATTCAACCAAGCTTCTAAATCTGTAATGCTCTGAAAATCTAACAAAGCTTCCCCCAGATTTTCCAAATCTTCTAAACCGAGAGTCTCCACTCGTCCTAATAATGTTAAAGATAATTGTCCCACACGGCGAGTGAGAAGTCGGAGAATAAGCGATCGCCCTTCTGCTAGTCTTCCCCGTTGTTCTCCCCGTTGTTCTCCCCGTTGTTCTCCTTCAGCAAGAATTTCTTGATAAATCGCTGACTCGCGCATCATATCCTCCCGAAATATTTGTCGAATCAAGCCTTTGTCATATTTTAACCCGGCAAAGATTTGAGTATAAGCTGAGATGGTGGCTTTTTGCTCTCGTTCAATTTGATTGACTCGTGCTGCTACTTGTTGTAACAAGGCTTGTGGTTGGGTAGTAGCTGTTAAAGGTGCTAGTGGTAATAAAGCTGGGTTCTCTAGAAATATTTGCGGATCTTCTTCCCACATCTGAATGACTCGATATTCATGGCGGGTGTTTTCTACATGAAATACGGTTTCAATGACTGTATCGGGTGCGGGAGGAAGTAAGAGTACAATGACTTGGGTGATGGGTAGACGATATAGACGATATAATCTCACCCAATAATCGAGCATCCGCAGGGGTAGTGGTGGGTTGGATTCGAGTCTGGTTTGAAATTCTAAATGCAGGATGCGGTTTTCCAGTTGTAGAAATGTGAGGTAATCGGCTCGGATTGGTTCGATACTCAATTCGGTTTTGAGGATGGTGGCACTGGGTTGTGGTGTTCCTATTACCCAACTGGCGAAGGTGGCGGGATGTTTTTCTGAGAGGAGTTTACACAGGTTATCGAAGGACATTGATGATTGTGGATAATCTCATAGACTATTGTGATTATCTCGCGGTTTTGGATGGCGATCGCTTGATAATCTCTCTCCTGGATAGGTAATTAAAATCAACAAGACAATTCCTTTAGCAAATAATACGCGCCTCCAGCCTGACTCCTTAAAGCCAAGTGATTCTAGTGCCAGACAAACAAATAATCGGTAAACTGGTAAAAACCTGAAATAATACAGATAATAAATACACTTACAATTTATAAGATAGAAATTTTCTTACGGGAAAATTTTTGGTAGAAATTATCTGTGTTTACCTATTTAGTTTGACGAATCCATGCCATCCCTGAACTTGGCGATCGCCCGTCTCATCAATACTGGCAATGATACTTTCGCCATTTGGGTGGTTAAAGCTCCCTATCCCAGTGGCTACGTTTTGCGTGACTGTGTATGGCCGGCTGAACTCACTCAAGTTTGGCAAGAATGGCAGCAAATGTTTGCTGGCCACAGTGGTATCAATATTTCTACAGGCTCTAACCAACGCTCAGTCAATCAACTGCCCATCAACTTAGTTACACCCGCCAGTGGACAAAATACAGGTTACGGCAGTCGTTTGATGCAATACTTAGGTATTAACCTATGGCGATGGGTTTTTGAAGGTTCAATTCTCGGCAGTCTAGAGCGTAGCCGTGGTATGGCTATGGGTCAAAATAAACGTCTGCAATTTCGGTTGGAAATCCGTGACCCCGATTTAATTGCCTTGCCTTGGGAAATTATGCAGCGAGAGCCAGGACAGCCAGCTATGTCCCTTTCCCCTGATTTGCTCTTTAGCCGCACCACTAGTGAAGTTGAACACCTACCAACTTTACGTACTGACCAAGCCTTAAAAGTTCTCTTGGTTCTTGGTCATGATCAAAACCTACAGCTGCAAACCGAAGCAGCGATCTTAGAACAAACTCTGTTGAGTGGTGGACAAGTGGGTAGTTACGGTCAAAGATACGCCCCTTGCACAGTCAAAACCTTACTGCAACCCACTCCCCAAGAGTTAATTCAAGAATTAGAAACTAAAGCATACAACGTCTTTTTCTACGCAGGGCATGGTTTACCAAATCCCGATGGTGGAATGTTATTTTTGCGTCCTGGTATGACCCTCAACGGCATAGAATTAGCCCAAGTGTTAACCCGCAGTGCCGTCAAATTAGCAGTTCTCAATGCCTGCTGGGGAGCGCAACCCGCCGCCATCAATCATCAAGCTATCCCCGCTAGCAGCTTGGCAGAAGTTTTGATTCGTCACGGTGTACCGGCAGTTTTAGGAATGCGTGATGAAATTGCTGATCGGGAAAGTCACAGTTTTATCCAAGTATTTGCCAAAGCTTTAAGATCACGCAAACCCATCGACGAAGCGGTAGCGGAAGCGAGGCAAGAACTGTTAACACTATATAAATACAATCAACCTGCTTGGACTTTGCCTGTTCTATATCTACACCCAGATTTTGACGGGGAACTGATTAAAAGCGTAGATGAGGGAATAACAGAGTTACCTGATACCGTCATCCCTCATATAGATGAGTCAGTACCTATGGCTTGTTTGCGATCGCTCTCCCCAGGAGGTCGCAGTTGGTCATTGAGAATCGGTGTCACCCGCATTGGGCGCACTAAAGACAATGATATTGTCATTCCTGAACCCTCAATGTCTAGAAGACACGCCGAAATTCTCTGCCGTAATACTTTTAACGGTACAACCCAAGTCAGAACATACTACATACAAGATTTTTCCACCTACGGCACAACCTGGTATTTAGGAGCTAATGGTTGGCAACAAATCCTCCGAGAGGAAGTACCCTTAAAATCAGGAATGCAATTAAAGTTTGGTAGCTCTAGAGGAGAAACTTGGGAGTTTATTATTGAAGATTCTAAGGTGTCTTCTTGAGTTATGGGGACTGGGGCATAGGGCATGGGGCATAGGGCATGGG contains:
- a CDS encoding Npun_R1517 family heterocyst differentiation transcriptional regulator, giving the protein MNSKALPRQINNIEVGVYDCEIHLKFRLIEEKSLLGDREQLLQVLLDALTEGSDDFLEMLQASVKAQEVTEFKASPQMRRQLMRLRNAVDNTP
- a CDS encoding PP2C family serine/threonine-protein phosphatase, yielding MENDAATLHCPICQAENPLTNKFCQQCSTPLPQRYLWVVGDVSGVGSPGDLLADRYLIINPSVVLDTHPGLPPQVPDLDNIQAIRPYLRLIPYRLNVPQIYGVVHLPPGHSPNELLLLEKPPLVVDGAEPKISLCSKLIDAWQNATSMRQLNWLWQIAQLWQPLKSEGVVSSLLDTDLLRVEGSLIKLLELRFDPTQPPELVQLGEFWQQLGKTAKPAIAEFVEQISNLLIAGEINTPELLIAVLDQGLRDLGQTQNSSIHIITKTDTGPRRERNEDACYPSSGTIVNKPPHTALAIVCDGIGGHEGGNVASNLAIDTIQQQVQELTRLPADHVDPALVLADLEKAVAIANDKISQRNDSEHRQGRKRMGTTLVMALPLGHEMYITHVGDSRAYWITPQGCYQVTLDDDVASREVRLGYAIYREAVQQSGAGSLVQALGMSPSSSLHPTAQRFICDEDTVFLLTSDGLSDFDRVEEYWEKEILPILNGGKNLTDVANRLIELANTKNGHDNVTIALVHYQVKYTEPSVKIQAVIPDSTAIPTAAAVVRPAPATPQPTNLGQPTKVLRKKSPTKISNLPLTIIVPLLLALAVGSLTFWITSSIRARFVSNPSNPIPATNLPATTEQPEIPQRRSLDNLAPGWVIRTKQAIPLANNTRLQPDTFLKVDNRENDSVSLRRCPVKTLPPEVAKLFAAPIKLEYSKLQGLEKEGTLEVLQANSDNPCESPISDNLPSAPNTPGNLNQ
- a CDS encoding NAD(P)H-quinone oxidoreductase subunit M, with protein sequence MDNPTLLKSTTRHIRIFAAEIDRAGEMIPSNQVLTLDVDPDNEFNWNEDALQKVYRKFDELVEASSGADLTDYNLRRIGSDLEHYLRSLLQSGEISYNLSARVTNYSMGLPQVAVD
- a CDS encoding DUF4351 domain-containing protein, which produces MSFDNLCKLLSEKHPATFASWVIGTPQPSATILKTELSIEPIRADYLTFLQLENRILHLEFQTRLESNPPLPLRMLDYWVRLYRLYRLPITQVIVLLLPPAPDTVIETVFHVENTRHEYRVIQMWEEDPQIFLENPALLPLAPLTATTQPQALLQQVAARVNQIEREQKATISAYTQIFAGLKYDKGLIRQIFREDMMRESAIYQEILAEGEQRGEQRGEQRGRLAEGRSLILRLLTRRVGQLSLTLLGRVETLGLEDLENLGEALLDFQSITDLEAWLNKLRVE
- a CDS encoding CHAT domain-containing protein, which encodes MPSLNLAIARLINTGNDTFAIWVVKAPYPSGYVLRDCVWPAELTQVWQEWQQMFAGHSGINISTGSNQRSVNQLPINLVTPASGQNTGYGSRLMQYLGINLWRWVFEGSILGSLERSRGMAMGQNKRLQFRLEIRDPDLIALPWEIMQREPGQPAMSLSPDLLFSRTTSEVEHLPTLRTDQALKVLLVLGHDQNLQLQTEAAILEQTLLSGGQVGSYGQRYAPCTVKTLLQPTPQELIQELETKAYNVFFYAGHGLPNPDGGMLFLRPGMTLNGIELAQVLTRSAVKLAVLNACWGAQPAAINHQAIPASSLAEVLIRHGVPAVLGMRDEIADRESHSFIQVFAKALRSRKPIDEAVAEARQELLTLYKYNQPAWTLPVLYLHPDFDGELIKSVDEGITELPDTVIPHIDESVPMACLRSLSPGGRSWSLRIGVTRIGRTKDNDIVIPEPSMSRRHAEILCRNTFNGTTQVRTYYIQDFSTYGTTWYLGANGWQQILREEVPLKSGMQLKFGSSRGETWEFIIEDSKVSS
- a CDS encoding response regulator transcription factor; this translates as MSAQLLLVDDEPGLREAVKEYLQESGFAVQVASNAREGWDLMQQNTPDLVISDIMMPQVDGYQFLKQLREDPRFQSLPVVFLTAKGMTSDRIQGYQAGVDAYLPKPFDPDELIAIVENLLARRTAKPQMLGEDSETPDIAELAHQIAQIKALLTQKSAISQSPAPFKIDLTPREQSVLNLVAEGLMNKEIARRLETSVRNVEKYVSRLFSKTGTNSRTELVRFALEHGLAN